Part of the Nicotiana sylvestris chromosome 2, ASM39365v2, whole genome shotgun sequence genome, CATCAAATATATCCTACATGTGCCAGCCggatggttactcagacttcaccactcGATGACACCAAATAATATCCCCCATTTATTCCATTCATACACTATGCCAAACCCCCAACTAGTGAGGTGTTCCAGGTTACAACCTCCACAATGGCCCCACAAATTTCTTACAAATTCTAGCatacaacaccccacacttactccCTCAAGTGATTCACGTTAAATATAACACCACCATTCACCAAATACAACACCACCACAACCTAGGATAGGCACAAAATGCCTCAAAATAGCACCACAAGCCCcaaatttttggccaaaaagGGCCCTCCACCAAACTACACCGCAAAAATTATTTCTAGGCCTCCAAATCATCTAAACAACCCCCACAATCGAAGTATAAGAAAGACCCAACCATTTTAGCACCAAAAAAATCCACAAGAAGCAATTGCAACAATAAAAACAGAGAAGAagcaaaaattgaaagaaaatctacACTATTCCTACCTAGGGTTTAACTAAACTAGTTTAGACTAAATTACACTAATTAGAAGATGAAACAGAATCAAAAAGAAGAGAACACTTACTTGATGAAGGTGGGAAGGGGTGGGTAGTGGTGAAaggaggtgtggagaagataacAATGGCGGTTTGTGGGAGTGAGGGAGGgatttgagagagaaagagaagagaggatTTGGGTTATATTTGGGGGGAGGGGGTGAAGGGTTAGGTGAATTAGAAAAAGGGggggaaataaaaaaaatctgcATACCTAGGCTCGACGGGGTCTGCCGCGTTCGCGGTTGAACCGCGGTAGACGAAGTTCAGAGAGGGGTTCCCACCGCGGTTCtatcgcggtcgcggtggaaccgcggtctGGGCAGTTGtctgattttttgatttttttttgtttcttataTAATGTgttacacttacaacaattttgtgggttgcctcccacgcaaaTCCTGATTTAACGTTGTAGCACGACGCAGGATGatcgcatttaaggctcgctcgacctctgtggTTCAGTCAGGTGCAGCTCAGACACTTCCTTTTTCTCGCTCATGCCCACATATGGCTTCAATCTTTGACCATTGACTCTGAATGTACGAGAGTCATTCTCTGTGGCAATCTCAACAGCTCCTGAAGGGAAAACTTCAACtactcgaaatggtccagaccatcgtgacttaagTTTACCTGGGAACAGACGTAGTCTTGAGTTGTATAGCAATACCATGTCCGCAGGTTTGAAATTTCTCTCAACAATGTTCTGGttgtgcaacctcttcattctctccttgtacaattttgtgctctcaaaagcaagatatctgaactcctcgagctcatgcaattcagtgACTCTTGACGTGCCCGCAGCTTCCATGTCTAAGTTTAGCTGTTTCAATGCCCACCACGCTTTATGTTCAAGTTTCACTGGCAGGTGgcaggccttcccaaacaccaacttgtatggtgacataccaattggagttttgaaggcAGTTCTGTAAGcctagagtgcatcatctagcttcctcgcccaatcagttcttgtggcgttcacagttttggttaacacactcttgatttctctgttggacacttcaacctgtCCACTAGTTTGTGGGTGGTAaggggtagccaccttgtggcgcacatcATACTTAGCGAGCAACTTTTCAAAGGCCCTGTTGCAGAAATGAGTGCCTTCATCACTGATAATTGCTCGTGGTGTCCCAaagcgggtgaatatgttcttatTTAGAAATCCCACCACCACTTTTGCATCATTGGTGGGTAACGCcgtagcttccacccatttggacacatagtctacAGCAACAATAATGTACTAATTGTcataggagctgacgaagggacccatgaagtcaatccccccagacgtcaaacacttccacctcttgaattgggttcataggCATCTCGTGGCGtcgggaaatgttcccggtccATTGACATTCATTGTAGCCCTTCACCCATAGGTGCACATCTTTAAACACTGTAGGCCAGAAGAATCCAGCCTCTAGCACCTTTGTCGTTGTCCTAacccctccaaagtgtccaccatacgCTGATGCGTaacaagcctgcaaaacagaaaaTTTCTCTATCTCGGGGACAAATCTCCGGATCATATTATCAAGGCATATTCTaaacagataaggttcatcccagtaatacTGGCGGCTTTCATGAAAAAATCTTTTCCTTTGGACCGATGAAAGGTCGTGAGGAACTATACCACTGGCCAGGTAATtagcaaagtctgcataccatggcgcttcctgATGAGTGGTGGCGAGCAGCTGCTCGTTTGGAAAAGTTTCCAGTATTTCCTCAACCTCAACTacattttcagctccctcaagtcatGATAGATAATCAGCGACTTGATTCTcagtgcccttacggtcacgaatctcaagatcgaactcttgcaTTAGCAatacccaacgaatcaggcgtggcttagattctttcttttttattaagtacctgagagctgcatggtcagtatatacaattaccaTGGACCCTATCAGGTAGGATCGAAACTTGTCAAACGCAAACACTACAGCCAAtatctccttttcagtcacattgtagttcaactgggctccactcagcgttctactagcatagtagattgggtgcatcAGTTTGTCTTTCCGCTGGCCCAGCACTGCTCCCACTGCATAGTCACTGGCATCATACATTAGTTCGAACGGTTTctcccagttgggggcaacaatgataggTGTTGTGATCagtctctttttcaactcctcaaaTGCTACCTTGCAATCATAAGAAAACAAAaacgggtgatctttttctaacaacttacagaggaGGGTTGGTGATtttggagaagtcttttatgaacctccggtaaaaaaGCTTCTGATGGCTTTGACTGAAGTTGGTGGAGGAATATTTGCTATTACATCAACTTTCGCGCGATCCACCTCTATTCCCttgcttgacacccggtgccccaagactatgccttcttgtaccatgaaatggcacttctcccagttcagaaccaagttagtctcgatgcaccgtttcagcacacgtgtcagatttatcaggcactcatcaaatgaattccccaccactgagaagtcatccatgaacacctctattatgtcctcaaccatgtcagtgaatatggccatcatgcaccgttggaatgtggcAGGTGCGTTGCATAGGCCAAATGGTATCCGTctaaaggcataaatgccatacgggcatgtgaaggaggtcttctctctgtcctacGGTGCAATGGAGATCTTATTGTACcttgagtacccatccagaaaacagaagtgtgacctccctgccaatctgtccaacatctgatcaatgaagggaagtgggaagtggtctttccgggtggctagattcaaCTTTCGATAGTCCATATAAATTCTCCAACCTGTGACGGTTCTTGTTGAGATCaattcattgttgtcatttgtcacaaccgtcatgccaccctttttaggaacacattgcactgggctcacccagctgctgtcagagattgggaaaataattcccgcatccaaccactttatcacctccttcttcaccacttccttcatgttggggttcagcctcctctgatgttccctggaaggtttgtgcccctcttccagcagaatcttGTGCATGCAGTAGGCGGGGCTGATCCCCCTGATGTCTGACATGGTCCACCCCATGGTAGTTTTGCACTCCTTTAGTACTTGTAAAAGTTTTTgaacctgcacatctaacaaactagatgagataataacaggtaatgtggagtcaggtcccagaaattcatacctgaggtgggctgacaatggctttaactccaactttagtggttcttcaatggatggcttagctggaggagtttctctcttttctaagtgtaagggctcaaactctagatttctctcccagaaccctctaccttccaatgccaacacccattccgcCAAATCCTCACCATTCACTTCATCTAAGTTCATCAAACATGCAGCGAGGGGGTCCTCAATTGTCAACACCTCATCATCAGACTCTACAATTACAtctacgacatcaataagagagcaattggcgaactcgcttggtcgcctcatagacttctgcacattgaatgttactTCCTCATCATTGAGTCTCATTTTGAGCTCCCCCGTCTCACAGTCAATCAGAGCTCTCCCCGTGGCCAAGAGTGGTCTTCCTAAGATTATaggaatctcttcatccactttgcaatccaagatcacaaaatctgtaGGGAACACAAATTTTCCCACCTAAATAAGCACATCATCAAGGATATTGAATGGACGTTTCACAGTCATGTcggccagctgcaacaacatggaggtgggtctagctcttccaatgcccaacctcttatagatagccaggggcataagattaatgTTGGGCCCTAAATCACAGAGCGCCTTAGCAAATGCGAAATTCCTAATAGTACATGGAATTGTAAAGCTACCTAGATCAGATAGCTTTTCAGCAATAGGTCTTGTCACCACTGCGCTACAGGTCTGAGTAAGTGTAACCGTAGCCAAGTCTTGAAAATCAAATTtccgggacatcaagtccttcatcatttttgcgtacccaggcatctcctttaaagcttcaatcagtggaatatttacctggatttgtttga contains:
- the LOC138868177 gene encoding uncharacterized protein, producing MSLNNRPHGTLPADTQINPKDQGPKQLMAVSLRNGRDLDVEQERARENIQAETLIPVPIELDESTILTEVTVQPAQEEKNIQQETEKVVEPVEEPVVEIVADKEKSQVIGKKRPPAPFPQRLAKHQKEEQNFAFAKALCDLGPNINLMPLAIYKRLGIGRARPTSMLLQLADMTVGKFVFPTDFVILDCKVDEEIPIILGRPLLATGRALIDCETGELKMRLNDEEVTFNVQKSMRRPSEFANCSLIDVVDVIVESDDEVLTIEDPLAACLMNLDEVNGEDLAEWVLALEGSKTFTSTKGVQNYHGVDHVRHQGDQPRLLHAQDSAGRGAQTFQGTSEEAEPQHEGSDVGQIGREVTLLFSGWVLKVAFEELKKRLITTPIIVAPNWEKPFELMYDASDYAVGAVLGQRKDKLMHPIYYASRTLSGAQLNYNVTEKEILAVVFAFDKFRSYLIGSMVIVYTDHAALRYLIKKKESKPRLIRWVLLMQEFDLEIRDLEVEEILETFPNEQLLATTHQEAPWYADFANYLASGIVPHDLSSVQRKRFFHESRQYYWDEPYLFRICLDNMIRRFVPEIEKFSVLQACYASAYGGHFGGVRTTTKVLEAGFFWPTVFKDVHLWVKGYNEYYVSKWVEATALPTNDAKVVVGFLNKNIFTRFGTPRAIISDEGTHFCNRAFEKLLAKYDVRHKVATPYHPQTSGQVEVSNREIKSVLTKTVNATRTDWARKLDDAL